In a genomic window of Nostoc sp. UHCC 0870:
- a CDS encoding ABC transporter substrate-binding protein, producing the protein MFENLRNVREKLDINIELLLQNLNSLTNRKNLNELETIIICYSLLGYSRQQIGNMVNLSDQKIRDRLTNNIYPKIAELMGVDQEEIAGNWVKILNFLLEPNQVYKLHPTPQLNSDNFQGSFGRQSFLYPPNQEIVKFQTEATKFYQLGLYYQALQYFLMAWNKEIELYASGNPEVLIYINNSLIEYRKKILKEKNIKIYSLAIVVPFYHNQGKIAAEMLRGISQIQLQVNWPSFKNIALDKEIDLDDIQPHVFSSLISSQIVLQILIVNDPNNLYAPYNQTAEKLAKLAQELNLMAIVGHYSSEMTKNALHFYTHKGLVLVNSSSTSNELSDLSVVSFFRLTTPDQINAQKLANYLIQKNAGKAKSKIAIIYNKNSSYSQSYRNSIKKHLEPYQEKFLFLEECSYISESYYQVQTYIENIKRAGVDMIIIIPDGGIEANSLNNAGLISRLNLNNCLIAGTATFYQDNVLHWIHEQSQYQNINQDKLQILACIPWHWHSQENGCNSANIIAQYFCKLGTQLWGEENLNWRSATAFDSVLIILKVIEEYHSEDSQSLMVHMNQYFKHQQKKVRGVTGLIQFEQTGDRLNPPTEIVAVKWNAQQQKWQWTITSHGWK; encoded by the coding sequence ATGTTTGAAAATCTACGGAATGTTAGAGAAAAACTAGATATTAATATTGAACTATTATTACAAAATTTAAATAGTCTAACAAATAGAAAGAATCTTAATGAACTAGAAACAATAATTATTTGTTATTCTTTATTAGGTTACTCTCGGCAACAAATAGGCAATATGGTCAATTTATCTGATCAAAAAATTAGAGATAGATTGACTAATAATATTTATCCGAAGATAGCCGAGTTGATGGGGGTTGATCAAGAAGAAATTGCGGGTAACTGGGTGAAGATTTTAAATTTTTTGCTTGAGCCAAATCAAGTTTATAAATTGCACCCTACGCCTCAACTTAACAGTGATAATTTTCAAGGCAGTTTTGGCAGACAATCTTTCCTTTATCCTCCTAATCAAGAAATTGTTAAATTTCAAACGGAAGCAACAAAATTTTATCAATTGGGGCTTTACTACCAAGCATTACAATATTTTTTAATGGCATGGAATAAAGAAATAGAACTCTATGCGAGTGGCAATCCAGAAGTTTTAATTTATATCAATAATTCTCTAATTGAATATAGAAAAAAGATTCTTAAGGAAAAGAATATTAAAATTTATAGTTTAGCTATAGTTGTGCCATTTTATCATAATCAAGGTAAAATAGCCGCCGAAATGTTACGAGGAATTTCCCAAATACAATTACAAGTTAATTGGCCTAGTTTTAAAAATATTGCCTTAGATAAAGAGATAGATTTAGATGATATCCAACCTCATGTATTTTCTAGCCTCATATCTAGTCAAATTGTATTACAAATTTTAATTGTTAATGACCCCAATAATTTATATGCTCCCTATAATCAGACAGCCGAAAAATTAGCCAAATTAGCGCAGGAATTAAACTTGATGGCTATTGTTGGTCATTATTCAAGTGAAATGACTAAGAATGCCTTACATTTTTATACCCATAAGGGTTTAGTATTAGTCAATTCTAGTAGTACATCTAATGAACTCTCAGATTTATCTGTTGTGTCTTTTTTTAGATTAACGACTCCAGACCAAATTAATGCTCAAAAATTAGCTAATTATTTGATACAAAAAAATGCTGGTAAAGCTAAATCAAAAATTGCCATTATTTATAACAAAAATAGTAGTTATAGTCAGTCTTATAGAAATAGTATTAAAAAACATCTAGAACCATATCAAGAAAAATTCCTTTTTTTAGAAGAATGTAGTTACATTAGTGAGTCTTATTATCAAGTCCAAACATATATAGAAAATATTAAACGCGCAGGTGTTGATATGATCATTATCATCCCTGATGGTGGTATTGAAGCCAATTCTCTCAATAATGCTGGGCTAATTAGTAGATTAAATCTCAATAACTGCTTGATAGCTGGAACAGCAACTTTTTACCAAGATAATGTTTTACATTGGATTCATGAGCAAAGCCAGTACCAAAACATTAATCAAGATAAGCTACAAATTCTAGCTTGTATTCCTTGGCATTGGCACAGCCAAGAAAATGGGTGCAATAGTGCAAATATAATTGCTCAATATTTTTGTAAACTAGGCACTCAATTATGGGGTGAGGAGAATTTAAATTGGCGCAGTGCAACAGCTTTTGATTCAGTATTAATTATTTTGAAAGTAATAGAAGAATACCACAGTGAAGATAGCCAATCTTTGATGGTACACATGAATCAATATTTCAAACATCAGCAAAAAAAGGTAAGGGGAGTTACAGGACTGATTCAATTTGAACAAACAGGCGATCGCCTCAACCCTCCTACAGAAATTGTTGCTGTAAAATGGAATGCACAGCAACAAAAATGGCAATGGACAATAACCTCTCACGGATGGAAGTAG